Within the Armatimonadota bacterium genome, the region CCCGACCGGCAAATTCACTCGGCGTGTCTGCTACCGCGATGTCGCGACCATCCGCCACATCCAACCCTTCGCAGCCGACCGTCGTTGAGACGATAGCCTTGCCCATCGCCATCGCGTCCAGTATTTTCAGCCGCGTGCCGCCACCGACCCGCAGCGGGACGACGTAGACCGCCGCATCGCCGACGTAGGGGCGAATGTCCGGAACCTGTCCCAACACGTTGATGCCGGCCGCACTCCCAAAGGCCTTGATTGACTCCGGGGGGTGCGCGCCAATCACGGTGAACTGAGCTTTCGGACGCGCGGCGCGGATGGCGGGCCAGATCGCGTCCACGAAGTAGTGTACGGAATCCACGTTCGGATAATAGGTCATCGACCCGACGAAAACGAGGTGGTCCGGGTTGGAGGCGCCCGGTAGAGGGTGGAAAAAAGCCGTGTCCACCCCGTTCGGAACAGTTCGGACCTCGGCTCCAGGCGCCAATTGGCGCAAAATTCCGGCGTCCAAGTCGGACACGGCAATCGTGCGGGTCGCGTTGCGCACGGCAGCCGATTCAAACCGTTTCAGGCGCTCGGCCTGCATTGTCCAGAATCGTTTGCTGAACCCGGTTTGGTTGGCGGCGCGCCGCTCCAGAAGGATGTACTCCACGTTGTGATCAACCTGCACTACAGGCGCGCGACCTGCAGATCCAGCGTAGACAGAAAGCGGCAGCATATCCAGATGTATCAGATCAATGTTGCGGGACTCCTTCACGCGATCTATAGCCCGGCGCATCCCCTGCGTATCGTACTTGGTGGCGACGAAGGGCCTTGAAGACAGGACATTCGCCGAAAGAGAGGCCGCAAGAGCAAGCTTCCCGCCGCCTGGAATCGGCAGTGCAACCACGTCCTCGCAGAACTCCCGAAGCACCGGCAACCCATCCCATTCCTCTTCGTGCTGAACAAACGTCAGAAACGAGACACAGTGCTGCCGGGCCGCCTCGCGCAACAGATGGAACGTGCGCAGGGCATGCCCGCCGGTGAGCGGCCATGGGCTTCGGGTTGATACGAAAAGTACGTGCATTGATTGTCTGGACTACGTGTCCCCTCAGAACGGCCCGATTCTACTTCCACGTCGTACGGTAGCGGCCCGTCGAAAATTTCAGCAAAGCGACAAATGCCGCGGCGTTCAGGACGCAGAACGTGGTACAGACCGAGGGCAGTTTCCCGCGAATGCGACCGCCCGAGGTGAGGGTCATGGCCCCAACACCATATACCACTCCCTGGCCGGCCAGCAGCGCATTGCGGCCCAGCCCCGGCTCCATCCCCAGGCTGCCAACGGCGAGGGTAATGAGCGCGATCGGCGTGACGGCGCGACAGACCTTATGCGACATCAGACTGAACAAGAGCGCCGCCGGGAACGGACGCGGGTGCGCCAGCAAAAAAGCGAACAACTGGAAGTTCCCAATGAGCGTGCGAACCTTCCGCCGAAACTCGCGATCCCCCTCTGCGACGCGGTCGAGCATCCGTATCTGATCGTCAACAATGAGACGATACCCGCGACGGGC harbors:
- a CDS encoding glycosyltransferase, giving the protein MHVLFVSTRSPWPLTGGHALRTFHLLREAARQHCVSFLTFVQHEEEWDGLPVLREFCEDVVALPIPGGGKLALAASLSANVLSSRPFVATKYDTQGMRRAIDRVKESRNIDLIHLDMLPLSVYAGSAGRAPVVQVDHNVEYILLERRAANQTGFSKRFWTMQAERLKRFESAAVRNATRTIAVSDLDAGILRQLAPGAEVRTVPNGVDTAFFHPLPGASNPDHLVFVGSMTYYPNVDSVHYFVDAIWPAIRAARPKAQFTVIGAHPPESIKAFGSAAGINVLGQVPDIRPYVGDAAVYVVPLRVGGGTRLKILDAMAMGKAIVSTTVGCEGLDVADGRDIAVADTPSEFAGRVLTLMNDAATRDLMGSAARATVQAAYGWERLGAMQESVYQEARDAIRRGERDDG